The following proteins come from a genomic window of Corynebacterium crudilactis:
- the ftsQ gene encoding cell division protein FtsQ: MNKKVIAIVIGAVVVLVAILGMVAWFVPILKVGNIDVAGATRTDPDQVLEVSGIVEGENLLRVDATSAALNIVELPWVKSVTVNRSLPSTMTVDLVEREPAVFVKRSDGDHVIDSEGKEIIIGTPPVGTVEVAGADEENSEVLPAVIAAINAIKEQDAQIIENIEVVEAPDQFDILFKMKDGREIYWGSSDNSHDKAVAMSTVLKREGQHWNISSPTMVTVR; this comes from the coding sequence GTGAACAAAAAAGTCATCGCCATTGTGATTGGTGCGGTGGTTGTCCTCGTGGCAATTCTAGGTATGGTTGCCTGGTTTGTACCCATCCTCAAAGTGGGAAACATTGATGTGGCAGGCGCCACGCGGACTGACCCAGACCAAGTCTTGGAGGTGTCCGGGATCGTAGAAGGGGAAAACCTTCTGCGCGTTGACGCGACTTCTGCAGCATTAAATATTGTGGAATTGCCATGGGTGAAATCAGTAACTGTGAACCGCTCCTTGCCAAGCACCATGACGGTGGACTTGGTAGAGCGGGAACCTGCCGTGTTTGTGAAACGCAGCGATGGCGACCATGTCATCGACAGTGAGGGTAAAGAAATTATCATTGGCACACCCCCGGTTGGAACTGTTGAAGTTGCTGGTGCTGATGAAGAGAACTCAGAAGTGCTGCCAGCGGTTATTGCTGCCATCAATGCAATTAAGGAACAAGATGCGCAGATAATAGAGAATATCGAGGTAGTTGAGGCGCCAGATCAGTTTGATATTTTATTCAAAATGAAAGATGGACGAGAAATCTACTGGGGATCTTCTGACAACAGTCATGATAAAGCTGTCGCAATGTCGACAGTTTTGAAGCGGGAGGGGCAACATTGGAATATTAGCTCACCCACAATGGTGACAGTCCGCTAA
- a CDS encoding HEAT repeat domain-containing protein: MNNFEHPQAQVRMQAALAAGTSAQIEVLPLLIQRSGVDEDFFVRDTLTWALTRMPVHEVIPLLVRELDADRAQRPFAASQALHTLSKLKVATTWNELKIRSELLHRSDTAQTAWRTFAGLVPDADMEWLGEQLIQELGQGEADIQRSLSRALAELEWRGASISKLLSGMAGKAAQAHAVATLKLFTDPDSDFLADLEAARRVDNMGPC; this comes from the coding sequence ATGAACAATTTTGAACATCCGCAAGCACAGGTTCGTATGCAAGCAGCATTGGCCGCAGGAACTTCTGCCCAAATAGAGGTTCTTCCTCTACTTATTCAGCGCAGTGGCGTGGACGAAGATTTCTTTGTTAGAGACACGCTTACGTGGGCTTTAACACGCATGCCAGTCCACGAGGTAATCCCACTTTTAGTGAGGGAGCTTGATGCAGATAGAGCGCAGCGTCCTTTTGCAGCAAGTCAAGCGCTACACACATTATCCAAGCTCAAAGTTGCCACGACCTGGAATGAGCTGAAGATACGATCTGAACTTTTACATCGCAGCGATACTGCACAAACCGCGTGGCGTACATTTGCTGGTTTAGTTCCAGATGCTGACATGGAGTGGCTAGGGGAGCAGCTTATCCAAGAGCTGGGGCAAGGTGAGGCGGATATACAACGGAGTTTGAGCCGGGCATTGGCTGAATTGGAATGGAGGGGAGCGTCGATAAGCAAGCTCTTAAGCGGTATGGCGGGCAAAGCCGCCCAGGCGCATGCAGTGGCAACCCTCAAGCTTTTTACTGATCCCGACTCCGATTTTTTGGCAGACCTTGAGGCCGCACGCCGAGTAGATAATATGGGGCCATGCTAA
- the pgeF gene encoding peptidoglycan editing factor PgeF, translating into MDSLDPRTRPVRKVFTTRAGGVSQSPYESFNLGDHVGDNPESVAANRARLASIIGLASHDVVYMEQIHSNTVTVIDAAPADGQAVEATDALITTQRGLALAVLVADCVPVLLSDAEAGVIAAVHAGRMGARNGIVAKTIEKMVELGAVPNRIHALMGAAASGARYEVPEAMARDVEAKLPGSIARTTKGSTGLDIRAGLLRQMLSLGVQMIDSDPRCTIEDEDLFSYRREGTTGRQAGVVWLPKEA; encoded by the coding sequence ATGGATAGTCTTGACCCTCGCACCCGCCCCGTCCGCAAGGTCTTCACGACCCGTGCCGGCGGGGTTTCGCAATCTCCTTATGAGTCCTTCAACCTTGGTGATCACGTCGGTGACAACCCGGAGTCCGTGGCAGCAAACAGAGCTCGTTTGGCATCAATCATTGGCTTAGCGTCACATGATGTTGTCTATATGGAGCAGATTCATTCCAATACCGTTACCGTCATCGATGCTGCACCTGCCGATGGGCAAGCTGTAGAAGCCACAGATGCATTGATTACCACGCAGCGAGGCCTGGCCCTGGCTGTCTTGGTTGCAGACTGTGTTCCTGTGTTGCTCTCCGATGCAGAAGCTGGCGTGATCGCTGCAGTGCATGCTGGACGCATGGGAGCACGTAACGGCATCGTGGCAAAAACCATTGAGAAAATGGTGGAATTGGGCGCTGTTCCAAACCGCATCCACGCGCTCATGGGTGCTGCTGCATCAGGTGCGCGTTATGAAGTGCCAGAAGCCATGGCCCGCGATGTGGAAGCCAAACTTCCAGGCTCCATCGCTCGCACTACAAAAGGCAGCACAGGTTTAGATATTCGTGCAGGGCTGTTGCGCCAAATGCTCAGCCTTGGGGTGCAAATGATTGATTCAGATCCACGATGCACCATTGAAGATGAAGATTTATTTTCCTACCGCCGCGAAGGCACCACGGGCCGCCAAGCAGGCGTCGTCTGGTTGCCAAAGGAGGCATAA
- the ileS gene encoding isoleucine--tRNA ligase produces the protein MAEAVGGVYPQVDLSGGSSRFPEMEEKVLNYWKQDDTFQASIDQREGSEDYVFYDGPPFANGLPHYGHLLTGYVKDIVPRYQTMRGYRVPRVFGWDTHGLPAELEAEKQLGIKDKGEIEAMGLAKFNEYCATSVLQYTKEWEEYVTRQARWVDFENGYKTMDLSFMESVIWAFKELYDKGLIYQGFRVLPYSWAEHTPLSNQETRLDDSYKLRQDPTLTVTFPVTGVIEGSSANADLVGALALAWTTTPWTLPSNLALAVHPSVTYALVEVAQDGEAEFVGKRVLLAKDLLGAHAKELGTEPVIISEHVGSELVGLTYEPIFGYFRDHAKAFQILGADYVTTEDGTGIVHQAPAFGEDDMATCNAAGIEAVIPVDMDGKFTGLVPEYQGQLVFDANKDIIRDLKAAGRVVRHQTIEHSYPHSWRSGEPLIYMALPSWFVNVTEIRDRMVEVNQDITWMPAHIRDGQFGKWLEGARDWNISRSRYWGSPIPAWISDNDEYPRVDVYGSLDELEADFGVRPKSLHRPDIDELTRPNPDDPTGQSTMRRVTDVLDVWFDSGSMPFAQVHYPFENKEWFDTHAPADFIVEYIGQTRGWFYLLHVLSTALFDRPAFKKVVAHGIVLGDDGLKMSKSKGNYPNVNEVFDRDGSDAMRWFLMSSPILRGGNLIVTEKGIREGVRQAQLPMWNAYSFLQLYTSKKATWSVDSTDVLDRYILAKLHDLVAETQIAMDGTDIAKACDLVRNFCDALTNWYVRRSRDRFWAGDEAHPEAFNTLYTVLETLTRVAAPLLPMTTEVIWRGLTGERSVHLTDFPSADSFPADADLVRTMDEIRGVCSAASSVRKSHKLRNRLPLPGLTVALPDADRLADFAAIIRDEVNVKNVELTSEVDAVGTFEVVVNAKVAGPRLGKDVQRVIKAVKAGNYTREGDVVVADGISLNDGEFTERLVAANPDSTAQIDGVDGLVVLDMNVTEELEAEGWAADAIRGLQDARKNSGFEVSDRISVLISVPEEKQGWITTHADHIAAEVLATSFEITTDALDGETHDIVAGVTAKVTKN, from the coding sequence ATGGCTGAAGCCGTTGGCGGAGTTTACCCACAAGTTGACTTATCTGGTGGATCATCTCGTTTCCCAGAGATGGAAGAAAAAGTACTGAACTACTGGAAACAGGATGATACTTTCCAGGCCAGTATTGATCAGCGTGAAGGCTCAGAAGATTATGTTTTCTATGATGGCCCTCCGTTTGCAAATGGTCTTCCACACTATGGTCACTTGCTGACCGGTTATGTCAAAGACATTGTTCCTCGTTACCAGACCATGCGTGGCTACCGCGTGCCTCGCGTTTTCGGTTGGGATACTCACGGTCTTCCTGCAGAGCTAGAAGCAGAAAAACAGCTCGGCATCAAAGACAAAGGCGAGATCGAAGCCATGGGTCTTGCCAAGTTCAACGAGTACTGTGCGACCTCTGTGTTGCAGTACACGAAGGAATGGGAAGAGTACGTCACCCGTCAGGCACGTTGGGTGGACTTTGAAAACGGCTACAAGACCATGGATCTTTCCTTCATGGAATCCGTGATCTGGGCGTTCAAGGAACTCTACGACAAGGGCCTGATCTACCAAGGCTTCCGCGTGCTTCCTTACTCTTGGGCAGAGCACACTCCGCTGTCCAACCAGGAAACCCGTCTAGATGATTCCTACAAGCTGCGTCAGGATCCTACGCTGACAGTGACTTTCCCAGTCACCGGTGTCATTGAAGGTTCTTCTGCGAACGCTGACCTTGTGGGCGCATTGGCTCTTGCCTGGACGACCACCCCGTGGACCCTTCCATCCAACCTGGCACTTGCTGTTCACCCATCAGTGACTTACGCATTGGTTGAGGTTGCGCAAGACGGTGAAGCAGAGTTCGTCGGCAAGCGCGTGCTGCTGGCAAAGGATCTGCTGGGCGCACACGCTAAGGAACTTGGCACCGAGCCAGTTATCATTTCTGAGCATGTTGGTTCTGAATTGGTTGGATTAACCTATGAACCAATTTTTGGATACTTCCGTGATCATGCGAAGGCATTCCAGATTCTCGGCGCAGACTATGTCACCACCGAAGACGGCACCGGTATCGTCCACCAGGCTCCAGCCTTCGGTGAAGACGATATGGCTACCTGTAACGCTGCTGGTATCGAGGCTGTTATCCCTGTGGATATGGACGGCAAGTTCACTGGTTTGGTTCCTGAGTACCAGGGCCAGTTGGTGTTTGATGCCAACAAGGACATCATCAGGGATCTCAAGGCTGCTGGTCGTGTGGTTCGCCACCAGACCATCGAGCACTCCTACCCACACTCTTGGCGTTCCGGTGAGCCACTGATCTACATGGCTCTGCCATCATGGTTCGTGAACGTCACCGAAATCCGCGACCGCATGGTTGAAGTCAACCAAGACATCACCTGGATGCCAGCCCACATCCGCGATGGCCAGTTCGGCAAGTGGCTAGAAGGCGCACGCGATTGGAACATCTCTCGTTCCCGCTACTGGGGCTCACCAATCCCAGCGTGGATTTCTGACAATGATGAATACCCACGCGTTGATGTTTATGGATCCCTCGATGAGCTGGAAGCAGACTTCGGCGTGCGTCCAAAGTCCTTGCACCGTCCTGATATCGATGAGCTGACTCGTCCAAACCCAGACGATCCAACCGGACAGTCCACTATGCGCCGCGTCACCGACGTGCTCGACGTCTGGTTCGATTCCGGCTCCATGCCATTTGCTCAGGTGCACTACCCATTTGAGAACAAAGAGTGGTTTGATACCCACGCACCAGCTGACTTCATCGTGGAGTACATCGGCCAAACCCGTGGTTGGTTCTACCTGCTTCACGTGTTGTCCACCGCGCTCTTTGATCGCCCTGCGTTCAAGAAGGTTGTCGCACACGGCATCGTGTTGGGCGATGATGGACTGAAGATGTCTAAGTCCAAGGGGAATTACCCTAACGTCAACGAAGTCTTCGATCGTGATGGCTCAGACGCTATGCGTTGGTTCCTCATGAGCTCACCAATCCTTCGTGGTGGCAACCTCATTGTGACCGAAAAGGGTATCCGTGAAGGTGTCCGCCAGGCACAGCTGCCAATGTGGAATGCTTATTCCTTCCTGCAGCTCTACACCTCCAAGAAGGCCACTTGGTCTGTTGATTCCACCGACGTGTTGGATCGCTACATCCTGGCGAAGCTGCATGACCTGGTAGCAGAGACCCAAATTGCGATGGATGGCACTGATATTGCCAAGGCCTGCGATTTGGTGCGCAACTTCTGCGATGCATTGACCAACTGGTACGTGCGTCGTTCCCGTGATCGTTTCTGGGCTGGCGATGAAGCACACCCAGAGGCGTTCAACACCTTGTACACCGTGCTGGAAACCCTCACCCGCGTGGCAGCTCCACTGCTGCCAATGACCACCGAAGTGATCTGGCGTGGACTAACCGGTGAGCGTTCTGTCCACCTGACCGACTTCCCATCTGCTGACTCTTTCCCAGCTGATGCTGATTTGGTGCGCACCATGGATGAAATCCGCGGCGTCTGCTCTGCAGCTTCCTCTGTGCGTAAGTCCCACAAGCTGCGTAACCGTCTGCCACTTCCTGGCTTGACTGTTGCATTGCCAGATGCTGATCGTTTGGCTGATTTCGCAGCGATTATCCGCGATGAGGTCAACGTGAAAAACGTTGAGCTGACCTCTGAGGTAGATGCCGTAGGAACCTTTGAGGTTGTTGTTAACGCTAAGGTTGCCGGTCCTCGTTTGGGCAAGGATGTCCAGCGCGTGATCAAGGCAGTCAAGGCTGGAAACTACACTCGCGAGGGCGATGTGGTTGTTGCTGACGGTATTTCACTCAATGATGGTGAATTCACTGAGCGTCTTGTTGCAGCAAACCCTGATTCCACTGCGCAGATTGATGGCGTCGATGGTCTTGTTGTGTTGGACATGAACGTCACTGAAGAACTTGAAGCTGAAGGCTGGGCAGCGGATGCAATCCGTGGCCTGCAGGATGCTCGTAAGAACTCCGGTTTTGAAGTTTCTGACCGCATTTCTGTTCTCATCAGTGTCCCTGAAGAGAAGCAGGGCTGGATCACCACCCATGCTGATCACATCGCTGCTGAAGTTCTCGCAACATCTTTCGAGATCACCACTGATGCACTTGATGGTGAGACCCACGATATCGTTGCAGGAGTTACTGCCAAGGTGACCAAAAACTAA
- a CDS encoding DivIVA domain-containing protein codes for MPLTPADVHNVAFNKPPIGKRGYNEDEVDQFLDLVEDALVQFQEENEDLKQQVEELEAQAADGGSSSAGSATAGAGAAVATKSVDEAALRKEIEEKLRTEYASKLADASKATQKAQNDAKAAQDQLQRAQNDAKAARAEAEKAKTDARNAASSNNTTKAAAVGTGAAAAGAGVAAASAGVANVDTHMQAAKVLGLAQEMADRLTSEARSESTSMLNEAREAAEKQIEEANSSSNRTLEDARANAEKQISDAESRANTLVTNAESRANTLVSEADLKAKNLVADAEKKSAATLAASTSRAEAQIRQAEDKANALQADAERKHTETMAAVKEQQNALETRISELQIFEREYRTRLKSLLEGQLEELNARGSSAPSNNGANKPSGE; via the coding sequence ATGCCGTTGACTCCAGCTGATGTGCATAACGTCGCTTTTAATAAGCCGCCTATCGGCAAGCGTGGCTACAACGAAGACGAGGTTGATCAGTTCCTGGATCTCGTCGAGGACGCCCTCGTGCAGTTCCAAGAGGAAAATGAAGACCTTAAGCAGCAGGTCGAAGAGCTCGAAGCACAAGCTGCTGATGGTGGATCTTCTTCCGCTGGTTCGGCAACTGCAGGTGCAGGTGCTGCGGTAGCAACCAAGTCTGTCGATGAGGCAGCGTTGCGCAAGGAAATCGAAGAGAAGCTGCGCACCGAATACGCTTCCAAGCTTGCTGATGCATCCAAGGCCACCCAAAAGGCTCAGAATGATGCGAAGGCAGCTCAGGATCAGTTGCAGCGCGCTCAGAATGATGCGAAGGCAGCTCGTGCTGAAGCTGAGAAGGCAAAGACTGACGCTCGTAATGCAGCATCGTCAAACAACACCACCAAGGCTGCAGCAGTTGGTACTGGTGCAGCAGCTGCTGGTGCTGGTGTCGCCGCAGCTTCTGCAGGTGTGGCAAATGTGGATACCCACATGCAGGCAGCTAAGGTTCTCGGACTTGCACAGGAGATGGCAGACCGCCTGACTTCTGAGGCTCGTTCCGAATCTACCTCCATGCTGAATGAAGCACGTGAAGCTGCAGAGAAGCAGATCGAGGAAGCAAATAGCTCCTCCAACCGCACTCTGGAAGATGCACGCGCTAATGCTGAAAAGCAGATCTCTGACGCTGAGTCCCGTGCTAACACTCTGGTTACTAACGCAGAATCCCGCGCAAACACCTTGGTGAGCGAAGCAGATCTCAAGGCTAAGAACCTTGTCGCTGATGCAGAGAAGAAGTCCGCAGCTACTTTGGCAGCTTCTACTTCTCGCGCAGAAGCCCAGATCCGCCAGGCGGAGGATAAGGCAAACGCCCTCCAGGCTGATGCTGAGCGCAAGCACACTGAGACCATGGCAGCGGTTAAGGAGCAGCAGAATGCTCTGGAGACCCGAATCTCTGAGCTACAGATCTTTGAGCGCGAGTACCGCACTCGCCTGAAGTCTTTGCTTGAGGGCCAGCTGGAAGAACTCAACGCACGTGGTTCTTCCGCACCAAGCAACAATGGTGCAAACAAACCATCTGGTGAGTAA
- a CDS encoding cell division protein SepF, producing the protein MSMLKKTKEFFGLAPYEAEHEDAYYADEPRYEGTAAYAPEYRERDYGYSPEAPAPAAPAPRSYQSTIVPVELHSFEDAQVIGAAFRDGDAVVFDMGLLSREDARRIVDFAAGLCFALRGKMQKIDSLTFAVVPELSTVSSSELERAARLR; encoded by the coding sequence ATGTCCATGCTCAAGAAGACTAAAGAATTCTTCGGACTCGCTCCGTATGAAGCAGAGCACGAGGATGCTTATTATGCAGATGAACCTCGCTACGAGGGCACTGCAGCGTACGCACCTGAATATCGTGAGCGTGACTACGGCTATTCGCCAGAAGCGCCAGCTCCTGCAGCTCCAGCACCACGTTCTTACCAGTCCACCATTGTTCCAGTAGAGCTGCACTCATTTGAAGATGCTCAGGTTATCGGCGCAGCTTTCCGCGATGGTGACGCTGTAGTTTTCGATATGGGATTGCTCTCCCGTGAAGATGCACGTCGCATCGTAGACTTTGCTGCAGGCCTATGCTTCGCATTGCGTGGCAAGATGCAGAAAATCGATAGCCTCACCTTTGCTGTTGTCCCTGAGCTTTCTACCGTTAGCTCATCTGAGCTTGAGCGCGCCGCACGACTTCGCTAA
- a CDS encoding YggS family pyridoxal phosphate-dependent enzyme, giving the protein MKRQEELQVRLQQVQARIDATLKECNRPAGSVQLLPVTKYHPVEDIKLLQNLGVAAVGENREQEARAKALEIPDMDFHMIGQIQSKKANSIARWAAAVHSVDSEKIAEALNRGVALSLERGDRSQEILPCFIQLSLDGDPSRGGTPLDQVTQLAEVIDQSAHLRFEGLMCVPPLGWDTEKAFFQAKDVLSGLEDHFHRSLEFSAGMSGDLVEAIKHGSTIVRVGTEILGNRALA; this is encoded by the coding sequence GTGAAGCGCCAAGAAGAGCTGCAGGTACGCCTGCAGCAGGTGCAAGCGCGTATCGACGCGACCCTCAAGGAATGTAACCGCCCTGCGGGGAGTGTACAGCTCTTGCCAGTGACTAAATATCACCCAGTGGAAGATATTAAACTTCTCCAAAATTTGGGTGTCGCCGCCGTGGGAGAAAACCGGGAGCAGGAAGCTCGCGCAAAGGCTTTGGAAATTCCGGATATGGATTTTCATATGATTGGTCAAATCCAATCAAAGAAAGCCAATTCCATCGCACGGTGGGCTGCAGCAGTGCATTCCGTAGACAGTGAGAAAATCGCTGAGGCCTTGAATCGGGGAGTGGCGCTTTCACTAGAGCGCGGCGACCGCAGCCAAGAAATACTGCCGTGTTTTATTCAACTCAGCCTTGATGGAGATCCGAGCCGAGGCGGCACACCATTGGATCAAGTCACGCAACTTGCTGAAGTAATAGACCAAAGCGCACACCTACGGTTTGAAGGCCTCATGTGTGTCCCACCACTTGGCTGGGACACTGAAAAAGCTTTTTTCCAGGCAAAAGACGTACTTTCAGGTTTAGAGGATCACTTTCACAGGTCGTTGGAATTTTCAGCGGGTATGTCTGGAGATCTAGTTGAGGCAATAAAACACGGCTCGACAATCGTGCGTGTCGGAACTGAAATTCTTGGGAACCGAGCGCTAGCGTAG
- the ftsZ gene encoding cell division protein FtsZ, whose protein sequence is MTSPNNYLAKIKVVGVGGGGVNAVNRMIEEGLKGVEFIAVNTDSQALMFSDADVKLDIGREATRGLGAGANPEVGRTSAEDHKNEIEETIKGADMVFVTAGEGGGTGTGAAPVVAGIAKKMGALTIGVVTKPFEFEGRRRTRQAEEGIEALKEVCDTLIVIPNDRLLELGDANLSIMEAFRAADEVLHNGVQGITNLITIPGVINVDFADVRSVMSEAGSALMGVGSARGDNRVVSATEQAINSPLLEATMDGATGVLLSFAGGSDLGLMEVNAAASMVRERSDEDVNLIFGTIIDDNLGDEVRVTVIATGFDAARANASEARRAGISAAPVVENEPQAQAPASNATVPPEKESIFGGAREDNDPYQSRSAGARHRIEETRSGGGLFTNGERDFRRDDRRDDRRDDRRDERRDDRRDDRSYDRRDDRRDDRRDDRGDDLDVPSFLQ, encoded by the coding sequence ATGACCTCACCGAACAACTACCTCGCTAAGATTAAGGTCGTCGGCGTGGGCGGCGGCGGAGTCAACGCCGTCAACCGCATGATTGAAGAAGGCCTCAAAGGCGTGGAGTTCATCGCGGTGAACACCGACTCGCAGGCTCTTATGTTCTCTGATGCCGACGTAAAGCTCGATATCGGACGTGAAGCCACTCGTGGTCTTGGCGCAGGCGCAAACCCAGAAGTTGGTCGCACCTCCGCAGAAGATCACAAAAACGAAATCGAAGAAACCATCAAGGGCGCAGACATGGTCTTCGTCACTGCCGGCGAAGGTGGTGGCACCGGAACAGGTGCTGCACCAGTCGTGGCAGGGATTGCCAAAAAGATGGGCGCTTTGACCATTGGTGTTGTAACCAAGCCTTTTGAATTTGAAGGCCGTCGCCGTACCCGTCAGGCTGAAGAGGGCATTGAAGCCCTCAAAGAAGTCTGTGACACCCTCATCGTGATTCCAAACGATCGTTTGTTGGAACTCGGTGACGCGAACCTTTCCATCATGGAAGCTTTCCGCGCAGCGGATGAGGTTCTGCACAACGGTGTGCAGGGTATTACCAACCTGATCACCATTCCTGGTGTGATCAACGTGGACTTCGCGGACGTTCGCTCCGTTATGTCTGAAGCTGGTTCTGCTCTCATGGGTGTTGGCTCTGCGCGGGGCGATAACCGCGTTGTATCCGCAACTGAGCAAGCCATTAACTCTCCACTTCTGGAAGCAACCATGGATGGTGCAACTGGAGTGCTGCTGTCGTTTGCTGGCGGCTCTGATCTAGGCCTCATGGAAGTTAACGCGGCAGCGTCCATGGTCCGTGAGCGTTCTGATGAAGATGTGAACCTTATCTTCGGTACCATCATCGATGACAACCTGGGCGATGAAGTCCGCGTTACCGTTATCGCAACCGGCTTTGATGCTGCTCGTGCAAACGCATCTGAAGCTCGTCGCGCAGGTATCTCTGCTGCTCCAGTAGTAGAGAATGAACCACAAGCGCAGGCACCAGCGTCTAACGCAACTGTGCCTCCAGAGAAGGAAAGCATCTTCGGCGGAGCTCGCGAAGATAATGATCCTTACCAGTCTCGTTCTGCGGGTGCTCGTCATCGCATCGAGGAGACTCGTTCCGGCGGTGGCCTGTTCACCAATGGTGAGCGTGACTTCCGCCGCGATGATCGCCGCGATGATCGCCGCGATGACCGTAGGGACGAGCGTCGCGATGATCGACGTGACGATCGTTCTTACGACCGCCGCGATGATCGACGTGACGACCGCCGCGATGACCGTGGAGACGACCTGGATGTACCCAGCTTCCTCCAGTAA
- a CDS encoding YggT family protein, translating to MGNIALLLAWLIGIYTWVLVARIVIEMIQSFSRSFAPPKWFYYVAEPVFVVTDPPVKLLRRVIPPLPLGNVRLDLSVLVLFFILSIVQQLLRAFA from the coding sequence GTGGGTAACATTGCATTATTGCTAGCTTGGCTCATCGGCATTTACACGTGGGTGCTTGTCGCCCGCATTGTCATTGAGATGATCCAGTCATTTTCTAGGTCGTTCGCGCCACCAAAGTGGTTCTATTATGTTGCAGAACCGGTGTTTGTGGTCACTGATCCACCCGTAAAATTGTTGCGTCGTGTGATCCCGCCACTTCCGTTGGGGAATGTGCGCTTAGACCTTTCCGTTCTTGTGCTGTTTTTCATCTTGTCGATTGTGCAGCAATTACTTCGAGCCTTCGCTTAG